CGAAGTGGACGGACTGGGCGGCGTACGCCGTGATCGCGGGCGCGGCGCTGCTGCTGGCGCGCGGGATCCCGGACCGGGACCGGGCGCTGGTCCGGCTCGCGCTGCCGCTGACGCTCGCGCCGCCCGGAGTGCTGCTGGCCGTCTCCCTCGTCCACCCGCTGTACGTCGACCGGTACGTGCTCTACTCCCTCGCCGGACTCGCCCTGCTCGCCGGGGCGCGGCTGGCGGCGGGCGGCCGGGCCGCGTGGGTGGTGGCGGTGGCGCTGCTGGTGCCGCTCGGGATCTGGGCCGGGTGGCTGCGTACGCCCGAGAGCCGCAAGGACGACGTCCTCGCCGTCGCGGCGGCCGTACGGGCCGAGGCGCGGCCGGGGGACGCGGTGCTGTTCATGCCCGCGCGGCGGCGGGAATGGCTGCTGTCCTCGCCCCGGGTGTACGGGGGCCTGCGCGATGTGGCCCTCGCCGAGTCGCCGGCGGGCTCGGACACGCTGTGGGGGGCGGAGCTCCCCGCGGCGGAGCTGCGGGCCCGGCTGCTGGCCGCGCCGCGGGTCCTGGCGGTCCTGGATCCGGCGGACGAGCCGGTGGACCCGTATCCGCGGGAGGCGGTGAAGCGGCAGGCGCTGGTCACGGACTTCGAGCTGTGCCGGATCACTCCCGTGCAGGGGGCCCGGCTGGCCCTCTTCGCCCGGCCGGGCACCTGCCCCTAGCTTCCCGGCGGGGCGGCCCCTCCCGGCCCAGGTGCTCCGGCCCCCGAGCCGGGCCCCGGCCCGCCCTTTGCCTCCGGCGGGCCCTCAAACGCCGGGCGGGCTGAATTTGGCTGGTGTCGGCTGTCGCGTGTCGGGTCGCGGTTGTGGGGCTGCGCCCGCCCTTTGCCTCCGGCGGGCCCTCAAACGCCGGGCGGGCTGAACTTGGCTGGCGTCAGCCGTCGGGGCGCGGTGGTTTGGCTGGCGTCAGCCGTCGGGCTGATTCAGCCTGCCCGGCGTTTGAGGGCCCGCCGGAGGCACCAGCGAGCCGCGCCCTTCAGCCTGCCCGGGCCCACCCGGGTTCGGTGGTGGGGGGTGCGGCAGGATGGGGGGAACGGTGATCTCAGGAGGTCGGCAGTGACGGTTTCGGTTCCGGTTTCTGTGCTCTTCGAGCGGCCGCTCGTCGGGGTGGACGGGCTCGCGGCGTGCCTCGGGGCGGACGGGGTGGTCGTGCTCGACGCCTCCGTGGGGGCGCACCGGGGGGCGGGGCGGCGGATTCCCGGGGCGCGGGCCTTCGACCTCGACGGGGTGTTCAGCGACCACTCCGCGCCCGCTCCGCACACCATGCCCGGCGCCGCGGCCTTCACCGAGGCCGTGCGCGCGCTCGGGATCGACGACACCAGCGCCGTGGTCGTCTATGACGGCGCCGGGATCTACTCCAGCGCCCGGGCCTGGTGGATGCTGCGCGCCATGGGCTTCGACCGGGCCGCCGTGCTCGACGGCGGACTGCCCGCCTGGGAGGCGGCCGGGCTGCCCGTCGAGCAGGTGCCCGCCGCGTACGACGGCCCGCCCGGCACCTTCACCGCCCGCCCCCGCCCCGGCCTGATCGTGGACAGCGCCGCCGTCACCGCGGCCCTCGCCGACCCGGACCGTACGGCGGTCCTCGACGCCCGCACCCGCGGACGCTTCGCGGGCACCGCCCCCGAACCCCGCCCCGGCCTGCGCGGCGGCCACATGCCCGGCGCGCTGAACCTGCCCTTCGGCGACCTCCAGCGGGAGGGCGCGATGCTTCCCGAGGCCGACCTGCGCGCCGCCTTCCGCGCGGTGGCGGATGACCGGGAGCGGCTGTACGCCAGCTGCGGTTCGGGCGTCACCGCGTGCGTGCTCGCGCTGGGCGCCGTACTGGCCGGATATCCGGACCCGGCCGTCTACGACGGCTCGTGGAGCGAGTGGGGCATGCCGGGCGCGGAGGGCGAGCTGCCGGTGGTCACCGGGTCCTGAACTCCCGCCCTGGCGCCGGGGGTGGTGCTAGCCCCACCCCCCGGACGGGTAGCAGCGCCATCGACCGGCGGCGGCCCGTCTCGCGAGACTGGGCGCATGACTTCACGCCGCTCCCTCGCCCTGCCCGTCACGGCCCTCGCCGCGCTCGCCGCCGGGCTGCTCGTCTCCGGTTGCTCCACCGACCTCCTCGGCGGGGAACAGAAGACGACGAAGACGGCGGCCGCCGACGCCACGGTCACCGAGGCCGTCACCTCGGTCGAGATCAAGAACGCCCGCAGGGGCTCCATCGAGGTGGTTCCCGGCAACGGCCCCGGAGCCGTGGTGCACCGCACCGTCCACTACCGCGGTGACACCGTCCCCCGGCCCGGCCAGCGGGTCTCCGGCGGCGCCCTCACCTTCACCGACGACTGCGGCGACGGCGACTCCTGCTACGTCGACTACCGGCTGGAGGTCCCGGCCGCGGCCAAGGTCAAGCTGGGCAGCAGCAGCGGCGCCATCACGGTGACGGGGGTCGCGGAGGCCGAGCTGGCCGCCAGTTCCGGCGACGTACGGGCCGAGCGGATCGCCGGGGCGCTGCGCGTCTCGACCTCCTCGGGCGAGATCACGGGCACCGCGCTCGGCGGACCGAGCGCCGAGGTGCACTCCAGCTCGGGCGACGCCCGCCTCGACTTCACGAGCGCGCCCGCCTCGGTGAAGGCCGAGGCCAGCTCCGGCAACGTCACCCTGCGCGTCCCGGGCGGCCCGTACCGGGTCGGGGTGACCACCAGCTCCGGCAGCCGCGAGGTCACGGTCCCGACGGACGCCGCGGCCGCCTCGCGCCTGAGCGTGGAGACCAGCTCGGGCGACGTGAAGATCACCGCCCCCTGATCCCTTACGGCTACGACAGCCAGACGAGCAGCGCGTCGCCGTCCGCCGCCGCGGCCCGGAAGAACGGCAGCAGCGCTTCGTAGTGGGCGACGACGCCCTCCAGCGACGCCCCCCGCTCCCAGGCGTCCACCGGATAGACATCGGCCCGGGCGAGGTCCGCGGGGCCCGCCCCGGCCACCAGCCGCTCGCCGCCCGTCGCCGCCATGGCCGCCGCGGCCGTCCGCACCTGCCCGGGCGTGAGGCAGCGGGGCGGACCGTAGCTCCAGACCTCCCCGCCACCGGACCAGGGCAGCGCCTCCTCGCCGTGCGCGATGTCGACGGGGAACCCGATGCGCCGGGTCAGGAACCCGAGGGCGTCCCAGGCGGTCCCGGTGCTGTACGACCGGTCCGGCCGGTCCGGCCGGTCCGTGCCCACCCCGGCGGTCCCCTCGACGGCCCCCTCCACGCAGGCCAGGACCCAGTCCGGATCGTGCCGGGCGCGCGCCAGCTCGTCGGCGGTCAGCCGGATGTAGCTCCCGAGGATGCTCATGCGCGCAGGGTAGGACCCACCACTGACATCGGCCCCGGCGATGCTCCGTTCGCCCCGGGCGAACGCCGGTTGGGGAACATTGGGCGGCGCACAAGCATTGAGTCGGCATAGCTCAACTTCGCTGCCGGAGGGAAAATCATGGCTTCGACGTCCGTAACGCTCACCCTGCCTGTGCTGCCGCTTGACGACGAGGTCGTGCTGCCGGGGATGGTCGTTCCGCTGGATCTGTCCGACTCGGAGGTGCGGGGTGCCGTGGAGGCCGCGCAGGCCGCCGCCGGTACCGGGAAGCCACGGGTGCTGCTCGTGCCGCGGGTCGACGGGAAATACGCCGCAACCGGCGTGCTGGGCACCGTCGAGCAGGTCGGGCGGCTGTCCGACGGGGATCCCGGGGCCCTGATCCGGGGCCGGGGGCGGGTCCGGATCGGGGCCGGGACCACCGGGCCCGGGGCCGCGCTCTGGGTGGAGGGCGAGACGGTGGACGAGCAGGTGCCGGAGCCGCTGCCCGGCGCCGTCGCCGAGCTGGTCAAGGAGTACAAGGCGCTCGCCACCAGCTGGCTCAAGAAGCGCGGCGCCTGGCAGGTCGTGGACCGCGTCCAGCAGATCGAGGGCGTCTCGGCCCTCGCCGACAACTCCGGCTACTCGCCCTTCCTGACCCTGGAGCAGAAGCTCCAGCTGCTGGAGACCGCCGACGCCGTCGCCCGCCTGCGGCTCGCCGTGAAGATGCTCAGCGACCACCTCGCCGAGCAGGACGTGGCCGAGTCCATCGCCAAGGACGTACAGGACGGCGTTGACAAGCAGCAGCGCGAATTCCTGCTGCGGCGCCAGCTGGACGCCGTGCGCAAGGAACTGCGCGAGCTGAACGGCGAGAAGGAGGGCGAGGAGTCCGACGACTACCGCGTCCGCGTCGAAGAGGCCGACCTGCCCGAGAAGGTCCGCGAGGCCGCCCTCAAGGAGGTCGAGAAGCTGGAGCGGGCGAGCGACCAGTCGCCGGAGGGCGCCTGGATCCGCACCTGGCTGGACACCGTGCTGGAACTGCCCTGGAACGAGCGGACCGAGGACGAGTACGACATCCAGGGCGCCCGCGCGATCCTCGACGCCGAGCACGCCGGGCTGAGCGACGTGAAGGACCGCATCACCGAGTACCTGGCCGTGCGCAAGCGCCGCTCCGAGCGCGGGATGGGCGTCATCGGCGGCCGTCGCGGCGGGGCCGTGCTGGCCCTCGTCGGGCCGCCCGGAGTCGGCAAGACCTCGCTCGGCGAGTCCGTGGCGCACGCCATGGGGCGCAAGTTCGTCCGGGTCGCGCTGGGCGGCGTACGGGACGAGGCCGAGGTCCGCGGACACCGGCGGACGTACGTCGGCGCGCTGCCCGGCCGGATCGTCCGGGCCATCAAGGAGGCCGGGTCGATGAACCCGGTGGTGCTCCTCGACGAGATCGACAAGGTGGGCTCCGACTACCGGGGCGACCCGGCGGCCGCGCTGCTGGAGGTCCTGGACCCGGCGCAGAACCACACCTTCCGGGACCACTACCTGGAGGTCGAACTGGACCTCAGCGACGTGGTCTTCCTCGCCACCGCCAATGTGCTGGAGGCCATCCCGGAGGCGCTGGCCGACCGGATGGAGCTGGTCCGGCTCGACGGCTACACCGAGGACGAGAAGGTCGTCATCGCCCGGGACCACCTGCTGCCCCGGCAGCTGGAGCGGGCCGGCCTGGCGCCCGAGGAGGTCACCCTCGGCGAGGACGCGCTGCGCAAGCTGGCGGGCGAGTACACCCGCGAGGCGGGCGTGCGCACCCTGGAGCGGTCCATCGCGCGGCTGCTGCGGAAGGTGGCCTCGCAGCACGAACTGGGTCAGCGGGAACTGCCGTTCCTGATCGGCGCCGATGACCTGCGGAGCCTGATCGGGCGCCCGCACCACGTGCCCGAGGCGGGCCAGGACCCGGCCGAGCGGCGCACCGCCGTCCCCGGCGTGGCCACCGGCCTCGCCGTGACCGGCGCGGGCGGCGACGTGCTCTTCGTGGAGGCCTCGCTGGCCGACCCCGAGACCGGGGCCGCCGGTCTCACCCTGACCGGCCAGCTCGGTGACGTGATGAAGGAGTCGGCGCAGATCGCGCTCAGCTTCCTGCGCTCGCACGGCGCGGAGCTGGAGCTTCCGGTCGCCGACCTCAAGGACCGGGGCGTGCACATCCACTTCCCGGCGGGCGCGGTCCCCAAGGACGGCCCGAGCGCGGGCATCACGATGACCACGGCGCTGGCCTCGCTGCTCTCCGGCCGCCAGGTGCGCACGGACGTCGCGATGACCGGTGAGGTGTCGCTGACCGGGCGGGTGCTGCCGATCGGCGGGGTCAAGCAGAAGCTGCTGGCCGCGCACCGGGCCGGGATCACCACGGTGATCATCCCGAAGCGGAACGAGGCGGACCTGGACGACGTACCGGCCGAGGTGCTGGAGCGGCTGGAAGTGCACCCGGTGACGGACGTCCGCCAGGTGCTGGAGCTGGCCCTGTCGGCCGCCGCCGAACCGGTCGCCGTGGCCGCCTGATCCCGGCCGGGGCATTCCAGCCTCGCCGGCGTTTGAGGCGCGGGTCCGGGCGGAGCCCGGTGCCCGGCGGAGCCGGGATCCTGGGGCTC
This is a stretch of genomic DNA from Streptomyces sp. NBC_00536. It encodes these proteins:
- the lon gene encoding endopeptidase La; protein product: MASTSVTLTLPVLPLDDEVVLPGMVVPLDLSDSEVRGAVEAAQAAAGTGKPRVLLVPRVDGKYAATGVLGTVEQVGRLSDGDPGALIRGRGRVRIGAGTTGPGAALWVEGETVDEQVPEPLPGAVAELVKEYKALATSWLKKRGAWQVVDRVQQIEGVSALADNSGYSPFLTLEQKLQLLETADAVARLRLAVKMLSDHLAEQDVAESIAKDVQDGVDKQQREFLLRRQLDAVRKELRELNGEKEGEESDDYRVRVEEADLPEKVREAALKEVEKLERASDQSPEGAWIRTWLDTVLELPWNERTEDEYDIQGARAILDAEHAGLSDVKDRITEYLAVRKRRSERGMGVIGGRRGGAVLALVGPPGVGKTSLGESVAHAMGRKFVRVALGGVRDEAEVRGHRRTYVGALPGRIVRAIKEAGSMNPVVLLDEIDKVGSDYRGDPAAALLEVLDPAQNHTFRDHYLEVELDLSDVVFLATANVLEAIPEALADRMELVRLDGYTEDEKVVIARDHLLPRQLERAGLAPEEVTLGEDALRKLAGEYTREAGVRTLERSIARLLRKVASQHELGQRELPFLIGADDLRSLIGRPHHVPEAGQDPAERRTAVPGVATGLAVTGAGGDVLFVEASLADPETGAAGLTLTGQLGDVMKESAQIALSFLRSHGAELELPVADLKDRGVHIHFPAGAVPKDGPSAGITMTTALASLLSGRQVRTDVAMTGEVSLTGRVLPIGGVKQKLLAAHRAGITTVIIPKRNEADLDDVPAEVLERLEVHPVTDVRQVLELALSAAAEPVAVAA
- a CDS encoding sulfurtransferase, with protein sequence MTVSVPVSVLFERPLVGVDGLAACLGADGVVVLDASVGAHRGAGRRIPGARAFDLDGVFSDHSAPAPHTMPGAAAFTEAVRALGIDDTSAVVVYDGAGIYSSARAWWMLRAMGFDRAAVLDGGLPAWEAAGLPVEQVPAAYDGPPGTFTARPRPGLIVDSAAVTAALADPDRTAVLDARTRGRFAGTAPEPRPGLRGGHMPGALNLPFGDLQREGAMLPEADLRAAFRAVADDRERLYASCGSGVTACVLALGAVLAGYPDPAVYDGSWSEWGMPGAEGELPVVTGS
- a CDS encoding DUF4097 family beta strand repeat-containing protein, encoding MTSRRSLALPVTALAALAAGLLVSGCSTDLLGGEQKTTKTAAADATVTEAVTSVEIKNARRGSIEVVPGNGPGAVVHRTVHYRGDTVPRPGQRVSGGALTFTDDCGDGDSCYVDYRLEVPAAAKVKLGSSSGAITVTGVAEAELAASSGDVRAERIAGALRVSTSSGEITGTALGGPSAEVHSSSGDARLDFTSAPASVKAEASSGNVTLRVPGGPYRVGVTTSSGSREVTVPTDAAAASRLSVETSSGDVKITAP
- a CDS encoding DUF1877 family protein, with protein sequence MSILGSYIRLTADELARARHDPDWVLACVEGAVEGTAGVGTDRPDRPDRSYSTGTAWDALGFLTRRIGFPVDIAHGEEALPWSGGGEVWSYGPPRCLTPGQVRTAAAAMAATGGERLVAGAGPADLARADVYPVDAWERGASLEGVVAHYEALLPFFRAAAADGDALLVWLS